The following nucleotide sequence is from Streptomyces brevispora.
TCGTCAACGGCGTCTCGTTCGCCGGGGTGACGCCCATGGTGGCGATCGGCAAGGACCGGGGACACGACGGCATTGCCGTCATCTTCGGCGCGATCATCGTCGCGAGCCTCCTCGGCTTCGTCCTCGCCCCCTACTTCTGCAAACTGGTCCGCTTCTTCCCGCCCGTCGTCACCGGCACGGTCATCACCCTGATCGGTGTCTCCCTGCTGCCGGTCGCCTTCAACTGGTCCCAGGGCGGCAACGCCACGGCCGACGACTACGGCTCCACCACCAACATCACCATGGCGGCGGTCACCCTGGTGATCGTCCTCGCGCTGAGGAAACTGCTCCGCGGCTTCCTCCAGCAGATCGCGATCCTGCTCGGACTCATCGCCGGCACACTCATCGCGATCCCGGTCGGCATCACCGACTTCGGCGCCATCAAGGACGCCGACGTGGTCGGCTTCCCCACCCCGTTCCACTTCGGGGCACCGCAGTTCGAGATCGCCGCGATCGTCTCGATGTGCATCGTCATGCTCGTCTGCATGACCGAGTCGACCGCGGACATGCTGGCGCTCGGCAAGATCGTCGGTCGTCCGGCCGACGAACGGACCATCGAGGGAGGTCTGCGCGCCGACACCCTGGGCAGTGCCGTCAGCCCGCTGTTCAACGGCTTCATGTGCAGCGCCTTCGCCCAGAACATAGGGCTGGTCGCGATGACCAAGGTCCGCAGCCGCTTCGTCGTCGCCGCGGGCGGCGGCATCCTCGTCCTGCTCGGCCTGTTCCCGGTGGCCGCGTCCGTCATCGCGCTGGTACCGCTGCCGGTTCTCGGCGGCGCCGGGATCGTGCTCTTCGGGTCGGTCGCCGCGAGCGGCATCCAGACGCTCGCGAGCGCCGCTCTGGAGAAGGGCGAGAACGCGCTGATCGTGGCCGCCGCCGTCGGCATAGGCCTGATACCGATCGCCGCCCCGGAGTTCTACCACGCGTTCCCCGAGGACCTGCTCGTCGTGCTGGACTCCGGGATATCCACCGGGTGCGTCGTGGCGATCGTCCTCAACCTGGCCTTCAACCACCTGGGCCGGAAGCCGGACACCGAGGAGGGTGCGGAGGGGAACGCCGACCCGGAGAGCCGGGAAACCGTCAACGCGGCACCCGTGGGCGCGCACTGACAGTTGGTCAAAGCGCCGTGGCGCGCCCGGTCCCACCCGTGAGGGGGACCGGACGCGCCACAGCCGGGTACGGGCAGGTCAGCCGATGTGGAAGCTGTCGCCGTACACCTTCCAGTTGAGCGGCGGGTTCAGGTTCAGATTGCCGTTCTTCAGGAAGACCCGCTGGGCGGTGTCCACCCGGCTGGTGTCCGAGTGGGCCTCCTCCTGCTGCATGGCCCAGACCCGCGCGTCCAGGAACGCATTGAGGTAGGTGACCTCGTTGCCGCCCTGGGCCGGCGGCTTCGCCTTCGCGAGGGCCCGCTTGCGGATGCTGCTGAAGCTCGTGCTGTCGCCGCCGTCGCCGTGCATGACGATGGCGTCGTAGTACGCGAACTGGCCGAGCGTGCCCAGCCCGTCACTCTTGCCGCGGCTCACCGCCGGGTTGAAGTAGACCCGGTCGCGCTCGTCGTTCTGCGCCTGCTGGAACGCCGAGTCAGCCGCGGCCTTCTTCCAGTCGGCCTGGAAGCCCGGGTCGAGGCCCTTGTGCGAGTCGGTGCCGTGCACCTGGCGCAGGGCGGGCAGGTACTTCGCCAGGACGTTGCCCGGCTTCCGCGCGGTGTACAGCTCCACCAGGTCCAGCATGTCGCCGGTGCCGGAGCAGAAGCCGATGATGCCCG
It contains:
- a CDS encoding nucleobase:cation symporter-2 family protein, which translates into the protein MAATPRFRNDADKDTEAAAGAEAGGGKGAAPDRIHPVDEALPPLKMFTSGLQHVAAMYAGVVAPPMIVGPAVGLTPKETAFLMGASLFTAGIATLLQTLGFWRIGARLPFVNGVSFAGVTPMVAIGKDRGHDGIAVIFGAIIVASLLGFVLAPYFCKLVRFFPPVVTGTVITLIGVSLLPVAFNWSQGGNATADDYGSTTNITMAAVTLVIVLALRKLLRGFLQQIAILLGLIAGTLIAIPVGITDFGAIKDADVVGFPTPFHFGAPQFEIAAIVSMCIVMLVCMTESTADMLALGKIVGRPADERTIEGGLRADTLGSAVSPLFNGFMCSAFAQNIGLVAMTKVRSRFVVAAGGGILVLLGLFPVAASVIALVPLPVLGGAGIVLFGSVAASGIQTLASAALEKGENALIVAAAVGIGLIPIAAPEFYHAFPEDLLVVLDSGISTGCVVAIVLNLAFNHLGRKPDTEEGAEGNADPESRETVNAAPVGAH
- a CDS encoding chitosanase is translated as MKAPHKRTARRNTRTLRAALVALGLTLTAVPATAFAGTTPAPSAAHLRAAAATGLDDPAKKDIAMQLVSSAENSSLDWKSQYKYIEDIKDGRGYTAGIIGFCSGTGDMLDLVELYTARKPGNVLAKYLPALRQVHGTDSHKGLDPGFQADWKKAAADSAFQQAQNDERDRVYFNPAVSRGKSDGLGTLGQFAYYDAIVMHGDGGDSTSFSSIRKRALAKAKPPAQGGNEVTYLNAFLDARVWAMQQEEAHSDTSRVDTAQRVFLKNGNLNLNPPLNWKVYGDSFHIG